The Ammoniphilus oxalaticus genome contains a region encoding:
- the oxlT gene encoding oxalate/formate MFS antiporter, with protein MSNSHAEQSSGGLLQNRWFHLVCAVLLMCMISGVQYSWTLYSNPLKDKLGVSLAVVQTAFTLSQVIQAGSQPTGGYFVDKFGPRMMLIISGVMVLVGWSLMGMVNTVAGLYALYTLAGAGVGIVYGTAINTATRWFPDKRGMASGFTAAGYGMGVLPFLPIISSVMATKGVSSAFMITGFIEGIVIILLAFVIRFPAQQTSGKKVITENDFTSKEMLKTGHFWVLWTAFFSVNFGGLLLVANSAPYAQSIGIPMATITIAVSIQNICNGGCRPFWGAVSDKIGRFKTMSIVFLINSIVLFFFPIVSKINSGLFIVMLALAFFTWGGSYALFPSINSDLFGTAYSAQNYGFFWAAKATAAIFGGGVGAAVATALGWQAAFTITAATSFVAFALATFVIPRMGKPKKQPKEEPEKAIA; from the coding sequence ATGAGCAACTCACATGCAGAGCAGTCATCCGGCGGATTACTGCAAAATCGTTGGTTTCATTTGGTCTGCGCCGTTCTATTGATGTGCATGATTTCAGGGGTGCAATATTCGTGGACATTATATTCTAATCCGTTAAAAGACAAGTTAGGTGTGTCACTAGCGGTCGTGCAAACTGCATTTACGCTATCTCAAGTAATTCAAGCTGGTTCACAACCAACCGGCGGGTACTTCGTCGACAAATTTGGTCCGAGAATGATGTTAATCATTTCCGGAGTAATGGTTTTAGTTGGTTGGTCGTTAATGGGTATGGTCAACACAGTAGCCGGTCTTTACGCGCTATACACATTAGCCGGCGCTGGGGTTGGAATCGTCTATGGCACCGCAATTAACACGGCTACGAGGTGGTTCCCTGACAAAAGAGGGATGGCATCTGGTTTTACAGCCGCTGGGTATGGAATGGGGGTTCTTCCCTTCCTGCCAATTATCAGCTCAGTTATGGCTACTAAAGGTGTAAGCAGCGCCTTTATGATTACTGGATTTATTGAAGGTATTGTAATTATTCTGCTCGCCTTTGTCATTCGGTTCCCTGCCCAACAAACAAGCGGCAAGAAAGTCATTACTGAAAATGACTTTACTTCAAAAGAGATGTTAAAAACAGGACACTTTTGGGTTCTATGGACCGCTTTCTTCAGCGTCAATTTCGGAGGGCTGCTCCTGGTTGCTAACAGCGCTCCTTATGCGCAAAGCATTGGCATTCCGATGGCGACAATTACAATCGCAGTTTCCATTCAGAACATTTGTAATGGAGGTTGTCGTCCTTTCTGGGGCGCAGTTTCGGACAAGATTGGTCGGTTTAAAACAATGTCTATCGTTTTCCTTATCAATTCAATTGTCCTATTCTTCTTCCCCATCGTTTCTAAGATAAACAGTGGACTATTCATCGTAATGCTAGCTTTGGCCTTCTTTACTTGGGGCGGAAGTTACGCTCTCTTCCCGTCCATTAACAGTGACCTGTTTGGAACCGCCTACTCGGCTCAAAACTATGGATTTTTTTGGGCCGCCAAAGCGACTGCAGCCATTTTTGGCGGTGGCGTAGGCGCCGCTGTTGCAACAGCGCTCGGCTGGCAAGCAGCTTTTACGATTACCGCGGCAACCTCATTCGTCGCTTTTGCGTTAGCCACTTTCGTCATTCCGCGAATGGGTAAACCGAAGAAACAGCCAAAAGAAGAGCCAGAGAAGGCAATCGCTTAA
- a CDS encoding XtrA/YqaO family protein, producing the protein MRSLDIEVNDRNRLEFDIMDIPSSCVIVICEGKAKVRELPPFGEYRILTYQGKVKRMRREEGEEF; encoded by the coding sequence ATGAGATCACTAGATATAGAGGTAAACGATAGAAATAGGCTGGAATTTGATATAATGGATATACCGTCCAGTTGTGTGATTGTGATTTGCGAAGGGAAAGCAAAAGTCAGAGAGCTTCCTCCATTCGGTGAATATAGAATCTTAACATATCAGGGGAAGGTGAAGCGGATGAGAAGGGAAGAAGGGGAAGAGTTTTGA
- a CDS encoding anti-repressor SinI family protein, with the protein MVKKVSVTNSLDEEWVELIVEAKDLGLSIDEIRILLGISYRSAS; encoded by the coding sequence ATGGTTAAGAAGGTATCGGTAACAAATAGTTTAGATGAGGAGTGGGTGGAGTTAATAGTGGAAGCAAAGGATCTAGGTTTGTCAATTGATGAGATACGCATATTATTAGGCATATCATATAGGTCAGCTAGTTAA
- a CDS encoding TIGR00730 family Rossman fold protein produces the protein MKKVAVFCGSSKGSSDVYIKTAKKLGKELAKRDITLVYGGASVGIMGAVADSILEEGGEVIGIMPSFLERREISHKKLSELIIVDSMHERKAQTAELVDGFIALPGGPGTLEEFFEIFTWAQLGLHQKPCGLLNINQYFDPLLELLNHMAKEQFMHDKYLSMAFVDSEPSKLLDKFRSYEPPATKTYVNQK, from the coding sequence GTGAAAAAGGTAGCTGTATTTTGTGGTTCCAGTAAAGGATCATCAGATGTTTATATAAAAACTGCAAAAAAATTGGGTAAAGAACTAGCTAAGCGCGATATTACACTTGTCTACGGCGGTGCAAGTGTTGGCATTATGGGTGCAGTTGCGGATTCCATTTTAGAAGAAGGTGGAGAGGTAATTGGGATTATGCCAAGTTTTTTAGAACGAAGAGAAATTTCTCATAAAAAATTATCAGAGCTAATTATTGTCGATTCTATGCATGAGAGGAAAGCTCAGACGGCAGAACTTGTAGATGGGTTTATTGCTTTACCGGGTGGACCAGGAACTTTAGAAGAGTTCTTTGAAATTTTCACTTGGGCTCAACTAGGCCTTCATCAAAAACCTTGTGGCCTCCTAAACATCAATCAATACTTCGATCCACTGCTAGAGCTGCTTAATCATATGGCGAAGGAGCAGTTTATGCACGATAAATATCTTTCAATGGCGTTTGTCGACTCGGAACCAAGCAAATTACTTGACAAATTTCGATCATATGAACCACCAGCCACTAAAACATATGTCAACCAAAAATAG
- the oxlT gene encoding oxalate/formate MFS antiporter encodes MFTMTKQKGECNMTNAHTQQQPQGLLQNRWFHLVLAVLLMAMISGVQYSWTLYSNPLKEKLGVSLAVVQTAFTLSQVIQAGSQPGGGYFVDKFGPRMMLILSGAMVLVGWSLMGTVNTVAGLYALYTLAGAGVGIVYGTAINTATRWFPDKRGLASGFTAAGYGMGVLPFLPVISSVMATKGVSTAFMITGFIQGIVIIILAFIIRFPEQPGGAKAKKVVTSKDFTSKEMLKTPHFWILWTAFFSVNFGGLLLVANSAPYAQSIGIPVATITIAVSIQNIANGGCRPFWGAVSDKIGRFKTMSIVFLINSIVLFLFPIVSKISPAVFIVALALAFFTWGGSYALFPSINSDMFGTAYSAQNYGFFWAAKATAAIFGGGVGAAVATALGWQAAFTITAGTSFIAFALATFVIPRMGRPVKPGVVETEVEEVSV; translated from the coding sequence ATGTTCACCATGACAAAACAAAAAGGAGAATGTAATATGACTAACGCACACACGCAACAACAGCCACAAGGCTTGTTACAAAATCGCTGGTTTCACTTAGTCCTAGCGGTACTACTCATGGCGATGATCTCCGGGGTTCAATATTCCTGGACACTCTACTCCAACCCGCTGAAAGAGAAATTAGGTGTATCACTTGCTGTCGTGCAAACGGCTTTCACTCTGTCTCAAGTAATCCAAGCAGGTTCACAACCGGGGGGCGGTTACTTCGTTGATAAATTCGGTCCAAGAATGATGTTAATCCTTTCTGGAGCGATGGTTCTTGTCGGATGGTCCTTAATGGGTACAGTTAACACAGTAGCTGGTCTTTACGCGCTATACACACTTGCTGGCGCTGGTGTTGGTATCGTCTACGGTACTGCCATTAACACGGCTACACGATGGTTCCCTGACAAAAGAGGTTTAGCATCTGGTTTTACAGCAGCTGGTTACGGTATGGGGGTTCTGCCATTCCTACCTGTCATTAGCTCAGTTATGGCTACAAAAGGTGTAAGCACCGCCTTTATGATTACTGGATTTATCCAAGGTATTGTCATTATCATACTTGCTTTTATCATTCGTTTCCCTGAACAACCAGGCGGAGCAAAAGCTAAAAAAGTTGTTACATCGAAAGACTTTACATCTAAAGAAATGTTAAAAACACCGCACTTTTGGATCTTATGGACTGCTTTCTTTAGTGTAAACTTTGGTGGATTACTATTGGTAGCGAACAGCGCGCCATATGCGCAAAGCATTGGTATTCCTGTAGCTACGATCACCATTGCAGTTTCTATTCAAAACATTGCAAACGGTGGTTGCCGACCATTCTGGGGCGCGGTTTCCGACAAAATCGGACGTTTCAAAACAATGTCAATCGTATTCTTAATTAACTCAATTGTATTGTTCTTATTCCCAATCGTATCAAAAATTAGTCCTGCTGTATTCATCGTCGCCTTAGCCCTTGCATTCTTCACTTGGGGTGGTAGTTACGCATTGTTCCCTTCCATTAACAGTGACATGTTCGGAACAGCATACTCGGCTCAAAACTATGGATTCTTCTGGGCAGCAAAAGCAACTGCGGCAATCTTCGGTGGTGGTGTTGGAGCGGCTGTAGCAACTGCGCTAGGATGGCAAGCAGCCTTTACAATTACTGCTGGTACATCATTCATCGCATTCGCTCTAGCAACGTTTGTAATTCCGAGAATGGGTAGACCTGTTAAACCTGGCGTAGTTGAAACTGAAGTTGAAGAAGTCTCTGTTTAA
- a CDS encoding glycine betaine uptake BCCT transporter, whose amino-acid sequence MKQVSSVFWVTLIVSILFVLWGAFFPDYLQAVMNTAQVFFLENFGWYYQLAATFFLLFALFLIFSPYGKIKLGKDDDKPDFSRPTWFAMLFSAGMGIGLVFFGVSEPISHYVDPPMGAGGTPESVRLALRYTYLHWGFHAWGIYAVIALAIAYFKFRKGLPSLMSATLTPILGDRANGLIGKVVDMIAVFATIFGVAASLGLGAGQINSGISYLTGIPNSFGVQLIIIAAVTVLFLLSAATGVKRGIKYLSNANLGLAIVLFITFFILAPTVFLLNLFTTTFGEYIQNLLVMGTWLSLFNRESAAWLQNWTIFYWAWWIAWAPFVGTFIARVSKGRTVREFVIAVLVAPTLVCSFWFAVFGGTGIYMEHNLGIPVSAQSLETALFYVYEHMPFTIVLVIVTLFLVSTFFITSADSATFVLGMQTTNGGLEPPNSVKFIWGIVLSASAAALLYSGGLPGFQTTIIVSAFPLSIVLFMMVFGLLKSFREEVGKGKQGGGQKEVGHPLNKNRART is encoded by the coding sequence ATGAAACAAGTTTCTTCTGTATTTTGGGTCACGCTCATCGTATCTATTTTGTTTGTGTTGTGGGGAGCTTTTTTTCCTGATTACTTACAAGCGGTCATGAATACGGCCCAAGTTTTTTTTCTCGAAAACTTTGGATGGTACTATCAGTTGGCGGCGACCTTCTTTCTACTGTTTGCCTTGTTCTTAATCTTTAGTCCCTATGGAAAGATCAAACTAGGAAAGGACGATGACAAACCAGATTTCAGCCGTCCGACGTGGTTTGCAATGTTATTTAGCGCGGGAATGGGTATCGGGTTAGTCTTTTTCGGTGTATCGGAACCGATCTCACATTATGTTGATCCGCCGATGGGAGCGGGAGGGACCCCGGAATCCGTGCGGCTAGCCCTTCGCTATACGTATCTTCATTGGGGTTTTCATGCCTGGGGGATTTACGCGGTGATTGCGCTGGCCATCGCTTATTTTAAATTTAGAAAAGGGTTGCCCAGTTTAATGAGCGCTACGTTGACTCCGATTTTAGGTGACCGAGCAAATGGACTTATTGGTAAAGTCGTCGATATGATCGCCGTTTTTGCCACGATCTTTGGTGTAGCAGCTTCGCTTGGGCTAGGCGCAGGTCAGATAAATAGCGGAATTAGTTATCTTACAGGCATTCCCAATTCATTTGGTGTGCAATTAATCATCATTGCCGCCGTGACCGTGCTGTTTCTACTATCTGCCGCGACCGGCGTCAAACGGGGCATTAAATACTTAAGTAATGCGAACTTAGGTTTGGCAATCGTGTTATTTATTACGTTCTTTATTTTGGCCCCGACCGTGTTTTTGTTAAATTTATTTACAACAACATTTGGGGAGTACATCCAAAATCTGTTGGTGATGGGAACGTGGCTTTCCTTGTTTAACCGTGAGAGCGCGGCCTGGTTACAAAACTGGACCATCTTTTATTGGGCTTGGTGGATTGCTTGGGCTCCGTTTGTTGGAACGTTTATTGCTCGTGTCTCAAAGGGGAGGACAGTCCGAGAATTTGTCATCGCTGTTTTAGTCGCGCCAACGCTCGTTTGCTCGTTTTGGTTCGCCGTTTTTGGAGGAACAGGCATTTATATGGAACATAACCTAGGCATTCCCGTATCGGCGCAAAGTTTGGAAACGGCTTTGTTTTATGTTTATGAGCATATGCCGTTTACGATTGTGTTGGTCATTGTCACCTTGTTTCTCGTTAGCACATTCTTTATTACGTCGGCGGATTCGGCGACTTTCGTTTTAGGGATGCAAACAACCAATGGGGGCTTAGAACCGCCAAACAGTGTCAAGTTTATATGGGGGATCGTCTTATCCGCCTCGGCTGCGGCGCTGTTATATTCTGGTGGCTTGCCCGGCTTTCAAACGACAATCATTGTCAGCGCTTTTCCGTTGAGCATCGTTTTATTTATGATGGTGTTCGGCTTACTCAAATCGTTTAGGGAGGAAGTCGGAAAAGGGAAACAGGGCGGTGGCCAAAAGGAAGTCGGTCATCCGCTAAACAAGAATCGCGCGAGAACATAA
- a CDS encoding anti-repressor SinI family protein, producing the protein MVKKEKDKEVLDQEWVNLILEAKEIGISKEELREFLINKMRISV; encoded by the coding sequence ATGGTTAAAAAAGAGAAAGATAAAGAGGTGTTGGATCAAGAGTGGGTAAACTTAATCCTCGAGGCTAAGGAGATCGGGATATCGAAAGAGGAATTACGTGAATTTTTAATAAATAAGATGAGGATATCTGTTTAA
- a CDS encoding DUF3238 domain-containing protein: MANIVKIRASVFIPMSWTEPRKDPQTGNTIQFQGDSREFTPYAVNTMRSRVEQEIIVDFYKREVFAYSDTGITTARIIAPNGIVNQDVGKASTEGIVCVDIEWGTSDIKFKMEASASNPLNPNAPTVDYVLDVQVKEDGVVDIKGEHDGFPCFEFYKQVNFDGFEQIYTHDFRKTGDTPEAMGGEMEYSFERIL; the protein is encoded by the coding sequence ATGGCCAACATAGTAAAAATTAGAGCAAGCGTATTTATTCCAATGTCTTGGACTGAGCCTAGGAAGGATCCTCAAACAGGGAATACAATCCAATTTCAAGGCGATTCACGTGAATTTACACCGTATGCAGTAAACACTATGCGTTCTAGAGTTGAACAAGAAATAATTGTGGATTTTTATAAAAGGGAAGTTTTTGCATATTCGGATACGGGTATAACAACTGCAAGAATCATAGCTCCAAATGGTATAGTTAATCAAGATGTTGGGAAAGCGAGCACTGAGGGTATTGTTTGCGTTGACATTGAATGGGGAACAAGTGATATTAAATTTAAAATGGAGGCAAGTGCTAGTAACCCATTAAATCCAAATGCACCCACCGTTGATTATGTGCTAGATGTTCAAGTCAAAGAAGATGGTGTGGTCGATATTAAAGGAGAACATGACGGATTTCCTTGTTTTGAATTTTATAAGCAAGTGAATTTTGATGGATTTGAACAAATCTATACACATGACTTCAGGAAAACTGGAGACACTCCAGAGGCAATGGGCGGGGAAATGGAGTATAGCTTTGAAAGGATACTGTAA
- a CDS encoding PepSY domain-containing protein translates to MIEKWALPAFLFASLLVACSSGQEPANPTTETEPIQEERSSSNPAAIQYEDIKFTPQQAYQAFLDQYPEAKVDEIELEPKNGSYQYEVEGYDEQSKYEIKFNPQDGSIMKQEQKQEQHQKTGAISLDDVNKIQALIDQTLEDAGPEYRIFEWKLKMKNGKSIFEIEVVDEQHRDIEYKYDVAALTLIEKD, encoded by the coding sequence ATGATAGAAAAATGGGCGCTTCCCGCGTTCTTATTCGCTAGCCTGCTAGTCGCCTGTTCAAGTGGACAAGAGCCAGCCAATCCGACTACCGAAACCGAACCGATTCAGGAGGAACGATCATCAAGCAATCCCGCAGCGATTCAATATGAAGATATTAAGTTCACACCACAGCAAGCTTATCAAGCTTTCCTCGATCAATATCCTGAGGCAAAGGTCGATGAGATCGAATTGGAACCCAAAAACGGATCATATCAATATGAAGTCGAAGGTTACGATGAGCAGAGCAAATATGAAATAAAATTTAATCCACAAGACGGAAGCATCATGAAGCAAGAACAAAAACAAGAGCAGCATCAAAAAACAGGCGCGATTAGCTTAGACGATGTGAATAAAATACAAGCCCTCATCGATCAAACACTAGAAGACGCAGGGCCGGAATACCGTATTTTTGAATGGAAATTAAAAATGAAAAATGGAAAATCAATTTTTGAAATTGAGGTTGTTGATGAGCAGCATCGAGATATCGAATACAAATATGATGTCGCTGCATTAACGCTGATCGAAAAAGATTAA
- a CDS encoding MazG nucleotide pyrophosphohydrolase domain-containing protein: MDVTEFQQWVNDYYEERGWSELDIFIRIGFLAEETGEVARAIRALEIGRDRPDEITELFEENRQALTEELGDVIGNVIVIANKYKIPLEEVFNLHKKKLLKRYSSE; this comes from the coding sequence ATGGATGTAACCGAATTTCAACAATGGGTGAATGATTATTATGAAGAAAGAGGTTGGTCTGAATTAGATATTTTTATTCGTATTGGTTTTTTAGCAGAGGAAACAGGAGAAGTAGCACGAGCTATAAGAGCCCTTGAAATTGGAAGGGATAGACCAGACGAAATAACAGAATTATTTGAAGAGAATAGACAGGCCTTAACTGAGGAGTTAGGAGATGTAATAGGTAACGTAATTGTGATTGCCAATAAATACAAAATTCCGTTGGAAGAAGTGTTTAATCTCCATAAGAAAAAACTCTTAAAACGTTATTCTAGTGAATGA
- a CDS encoding DUF4871 domain-containing protein yields the protein MPKIFHFCIIVISSLSVLVGCGANSTSNTDVELSPTFIVEGSEIQGIEGKIAIFPSEFIAEQTNKYLWHFWGVGDESFEFRVEAIDIQTGEKINPFPLDVPTKVLPSPLRGAEATSPSSVTLPKSGIWQLDAYVNEELFGSIIVEVN from the coding sequence ATGCCGAAAATATTTCATTTTTGTATCATTGTTATAAGTTCTTTATCAGTTTTAGTAGGATGTGGTGCAAATTCTACAAGTAATACTGATGTGGAATTAAGTCCAACTTTTATTGTTGAAGGCTCAGAAATACAAGGTATTGAAGGCAAGATCGCTATTTTTCCTTCAGAGTTTATTGCTGAACAGACGAATAAATATTTGTGGCATTTTTGGGGCGTGGGTGATGAGAGTTTTGAATTCAGGGTAGAGGCTATAGACATTCAAACAGGAGAAAAAATCAATCCATTCCCATTGGACGTTCCTACAAAGGTTTTGCCTAGTCCTCTTAGAGGAGCGGAGGCTACATCACCGTCATCTGTGACGCTTCCCAAATCAGGAATTTGGCAGTTAGATGCCTATGTGAATGAAGAATTATTTGGAAGCATAATAGTTGAAGTAAATTGA
- a CDS encoding transglutaminase domain-containing protein, translated as MNKKSIKVSLNIALATLILFVSLFDFTSKVASANYNLAGFSKEELQDMYPNSYASIYEALSTVNPNGFFDDKEVDYLDVKHLIQAILDTDPNLFYIKNWITYSNRDIEFNFRYTEETISKKNELLDKRTDAILKNIIQPHYSDYDKVKAIYNYVVLNTSYDYEGYITRMISNDSYTTFGTIMYGIAVCDGYTRTINYLLEKVGIESIYIVGITNSGGLHSWNMVELDGSFYHLDVTFADTSSDKDDFVNYNYFLRNSEYLLETRTWDQSKYPAADNDYAKTKLK; from the coding sequence ATGAATAAAAAATCAATCAAGGTGTCTTTAAATATAGCTTTAGCAACGTTGATCCTTTTTGTATCGCTTTTTGATTTCACTAGTAAGGTGGCATCAGCTAATTATAATTTAGCAGGTTTTTCGAAAGAGGAATTACAGGATATGTACCCCAATTCCTACGCTTCAATTTACGAAGCACTTTCAACTGTAAACCCAAATGGTTTTTTTGATGACAAAGAAGTAGATTATCTCGATGTAAAACATTTAATTCAGGCAATACTTGATACTGACCCTAATCTCTTTTACATTAAAAACTGGATAACTTATTCGAATAGGGATATTGAGTTTAACTTTCGTTACACAGAGGAAACCATATCGAAAAAAAATGAATTGCTGGACAAAAGAACGGATGCGATTTTAAAGAATATTATTCAACCTCACTATTCTGATTACGACAAGGTAAAAGCTATTTACAATTATGTTGTATTAAACACAAGTTATGATTATGAGGGCTACATCACAAGGATGATTTCAAATGATTCATATACTACTTTCGGTACTATAATGTATGGTATTGCTGTTTGCGATGGATACACTAGAACTATAAACTATCTATTGGAAAAAGTTGGTATTGAATCTATATACATCGTCGGAATTACTAATAGCGGAGGCTTACATTCTTGGAATATGGTTGAATTAGATGGATCCTTTTACCACTTGGATGTTACTTTTGCTGATACCTCTTCAGATAAAGATGATTTTGTTAATTACAATTACTTCTTAAGAAATTCTGAATATTTATTAGAAACTCGTACTTGGGATCAAAGTAAATATCCAGCAGCAGACAACGACTATGCAAAAACGAAACTGAAATAA
- a CDS encoding KamA family radical SAM protein — MAQPRYIVNIDQIKEIPEKEREILKEITEKYVFRVNDYYLDLIDWKDPNDPIRKLVIPNEGELEEYGRWDASDEDTNYVVPGCQHKYTTTALLIVSEVCGAYCRYCFRKRLFRNDVQEAMSDVEPGLKYIEEHPEINNVLLTGGDPLILATPRLRMILERLRAIEHVKIIRLGSKMPVFNPMRIYEDEELLKLIREFSTPEQRIYIMAHINHPVEITKEALKGFQALHDAGAIVVNQTPILKGINDDPDVLAELLDKLSWAGVTPYYFFVNRPVAGNSDFVLPLKELYNIVEQAKAKTSGLGKRVRLSMSHTSGKIEILAIEDGKAYLKYHQSRDDVYGKFMVLDCPDDAAWFDDLPGNEQYWIQPEKQTDEVVSVNELPDMPQGRQSRVAVNS, encoded by the coding sequence ATGGCACAACCAAGGTATATTGTAAATATTGATCAAATTAAAGAGATCCCTGAAAAAGAGAGGGAAATATTAAAAGAAATTACTGAAAAATATGTTTTCCGCGTCAATGATTATTATTTGGATTTAATAGACTGGAAAGATCCGAATGATCCAATTCGTAAATTGGTCATTCCGAACGAAGGGGAACTAGAAGAATATGGCCGCTGGGATGCGTCAGATGAGGATACAAACTATGTGGTACCCGGTTGTCAACACAAGTATACGACGACGGCTTTATTGATCGTTTCTGAAGTATGCGGAGCCTACTGCCGCTATTGCTTCCGAAAAAGATTGTTCCGCAACGACGTGCAAGAAGCGATGAGCGATGTAGAACCAGGTTTGAAATATATAGAAGAACACCCCGAAATTAATAACGTATTGCTGACTGGCGGAGATCCGTTGATTTTAGCGACACCGAGGCTGCGGATGATTCTTGAACGGTTGCGGGCGATTGAGCACGTCAAAATTATTCGTTTAGGCTCAAAAATGCCTGTCTTTAACCCGATGCGAATTTATGAAGATGAAGAACTCTTAAAGCTCATTCGCGAATTCTCAACACCGGAACAACGAATTTACATTATGGCTCACATTAACCATCCGGTTGAAATTACAAAGGAAGCGCTAAAAGGGTTCCAAGCGTTGCATGATGCCGGCGCGATCGTAGTTAACCAAACGCCGATCCTGAAAGGGATCAACGATGACCCTGATGTGTTAGCCGAACTGCTCGACAAATTATCCTGGGCTGGCGTTACCCCGTATTATTTCTTTGTGAACCGTCCAGTTGCAGGTAACTCCGATTTTGTATTGCCGCTAAAAGAACTATACAATATTGTTGAACAAGCGAAAGCGAAAACATCGGGTCTAGGGAAACGTGTCCGCTTATCGATGAGTCATACAAGCGGAAAGATAGAGATTTTAGCAATTGAAGATGGAAAAGCTTATTTGAAATATCACCAATCACGCGATGACGTTTATGGAAAGTTTATGGTTCTGGACTGCCCGGATGATGCAGCATGGTTTGATGACCTACCAGGGAACGAACAATATTGGATCCAACCCGAAAAGCAGACCGACGAAGTCGTTTCTGTCAACGAATTACCTGATATGCCGCAAGGAAGACAAAGTAGAGTGGCTGTAAATTCATAA
- a CDS encoding tyrosine-type recombinase/integrase, with protein MKDYELTPPKTEAAIRTIDVEESVMELLMNLVRRNDKHKLQYRHTYDDYNDKDFVFCRDDGYPFSPARIVTRMNRLMQKTAIKKNATPHTFRHTHISMLTEAGVDIATIMERVGHEDIKTTMRVYTHVTNKMREEASEKISISYGNLLQYTQE; from the coding sequence ATGAAGGACTATGAACTGACACCCCCAAAAACAGAAGCGGCAATTCGTACAATTGATGTGGAGGAATCCGTTATGGAACTTTTGATGAATTTGGTAAGAAGAAATGATAAGCATAAACTTCAATATCGTCATACTTACGATGACTACAATGACAAGGACTTTGTGTTTTGTCGAGATGACGGCTATCCCTTCTCGCCAGCGCGCATCGTAACTCGGATGAACCGCCTTATGCAAAAGACCGCCATAAAGAAAAATGCAACCCCTCACACATTCAGGCACACTCATATATCGATGCTAACGGAAGCGGGAGTCGATATTGCCACAATTATGGAAAGGGTCGGTCATGAAGACATTAAAACAACGATGAGGGTTTACACTCATGTCACGAATAAAATGAGAGAGGAGGCTTCCGAGAAAATATCAATCTCCTACGGTAACCTCCTCCAATATACTCAAGAGTAG
- a CDS encoding CBO0543 family protein, which produces MTVEEGLNQVKQGFRLMEETSSLINQAISDAFLFTWQWWLGIGLFIVPWIVWFLLRKKESTGRLLAAGMIAIIIGVTIDIFAAGMGLWLYPMDFIPNSLALFLPYHFSVLPVGVMFTLQIRPNSNPIVKGVIFAGLGVFIVMRFFRMIDFYNPKGWPSIYDFFIMLIIYLVAYLVTNIRGYEKIRSSDKGEPTYNFKFLQRKQKVR; this is translated from the coding sequence ATGACTGTTGAAGAGGGACTGAATCAGGTAAAACAGGGTTTTCGATTGATGGAAGAAACCAGTAGTTTGATTAATCAAGCCATCTCAGATGCATTTTTATTTACTTGGCAATGGTGGTTAGGGATCGGATTGTTCATCGTTCCTTGGATTGTATGGTTTTTGCTCAGGAAAAAGGAAAGTACAGGACGGCTATTGGCAGCGGGAATGATTGCAATTATTATTGGTGTCACCATCGATATATTTGCAGCAGGAATGGGGCTATGGTTATATCCAATGGATTTTATCCCCAATTCCCTGGCATTGTTCCTTCCTTATCATTTTTCAGTACTGCCAGTTGGTGTGATGTTTACTCTGCAAATCAGACCAAACTCTAATCCAATTGTTAAAGGAGTAATCTTTGCAGGATTAGGAGTCTTTATTGTTATGAGATTCTTTAGAATGATTGACTTTTACAATCCGAAAGGATGGCCGTCTATCTATGATTTCTTTATTATGTTGATAATTTACTTAGTGGCATATCTGGTCACCAATATTCGTGGGTATGAAAAGATTAGGTCTTCCGATAAAGGTGAACCCACCTATAATTTCAAGTTTTTGCAAAGAAAGCAAAAAGTACGTTAA